The Acidobacteriota bacterium genome has a window encoding:
- a CDS encoding ferritin, whose product MLASHQLISALNQQVGHEMGASMQYVCIASYFDSEALPELATFFYRQSEEERDHAMKIVRFINDVGGQVEIPEVPAVSSQFDSAEAAVEKSLAWEEEVTRQIYGLVEIAQDDKNYIAMRFLDWFVNEQLEEVTTVGELLQVVRRAGPQGLLHVEDYLSRRPAVHDDEDGED is encoded by the coding sequence ATGCTTGCCAGTCACCAGTTGATCTCTGCCCTCAACCAGCAGGTCGGACACGAGATGGGAGCGTCCATGCAGTACGTCTGCATCGCTTCCTATTTCGACTCCGAGGCCCTGCCGGAGCTGGCCACGTTTTTCTACCGCCAGTCGGAGGAAGAGCGCGACCACGCGATGAAGATCGTACGTTTCATCAATGACGTCGGTGGGCAGGTCGAGATCCCCGAGGTCCCGGCCGTCAGCAGCCAGTTCGACAGCGCCGAGGCGGCGGTCGAGAAGAGCCTGGCCTGGGAGGAAGAGGTGACGCGTCAGATCTATGGCCTGGTCGAGATCGCCCAGGACGACAAAAACTACATCGCGATGCGCTTCTTGGACTGGTTCGTCAACGAGCAGCTCGAAGAGGTCACCACCGTCGGCGAGCTATTGCAGGTGGTGCGCCGGGCGGGTCCGCAGGGCCTGCTGCACGTCGAAGACTACCTGTCGCGTCGGCCGGCGGTGCACGACGACGAGGATGGTGAGGACTAG
- a CDS encoding VWA domain-containing protein, with amino-acid sequence MRHRYRHLDPELLRALLEGLDLLQFFNQLVLAAGGDVEEAMDWMRQLQEQGYLDENVDLEAFFDSLENREMIGRDGEGRMHLTAGGERRIRQSAFEEIFAGLDRSGPGYHAVRSPGEGVERLPESRRFRFGDALHHLDGPRSLQNALRRTGGDLHLAEDDLEVFETEHLTSCATIVAIDISHSMILYGEDRITPAKKVALALTELITTKYPKDHLGVILFGDRAEPVELGDLPYIEAGPYHTNTREALQLARGLLARKKQPNKQIFLITDGKPSAITEGGQIFKNPFGLDMRIVNATLEEADQCRRQKVVITTFMLATDPMLTEFVEKLTQINRGRAYFSSPYDLGEFIMADYIRNRRRRLR; translated from the coding sequence ATGCGACATCGCTATCGGCACCTCGATCCCGAGCTCCTGCGGGCTCTCCTCGAGGGTCTCGACCTCCTGCAGTTCTTCAATCAGCTCGTCCTCGCCGCCGGCGGCGACGTCGAGGAGGCGATGGACTGGATGCGCCAGCTCCAGGAGCAGGGCTACCTCGACGAGAATGTCGATCTCGAGGCTTTCTTCGACAGCCTCGAGAACCGCGAGATGATCGGCCGCGACGGCGAGGGCCGCATGCATTTGACGGCCGGCGGCGAGCGCCGCATCCGCCAGAGTGCCTTCGAGGAGATCTTCGCCGGCCTCGACCGCTCCGGCCCCGGCTACCACGCGGTGCGCTCCCCCGGCGAAGGCGTCGAGCGGCTGCCGGAAAGCCGCCGCTTCCGCTTCGGCGACGCCCTCCACCACCTCGATGGGCCACGCTCGCTGCAGAATGCCCTGCGCCGTACCGGCGGCGACCTGCACCTCGCCGAGGACGACCTCGAGGTCTTCGAGACCGAGCACCTGACCTCCTGCGCCACCATCGTCGCCATCGACATCAGCCACTCGATGATCCTCTACGGCGAGGACCGCATCACGCCGGCCAAGAAGGTCGCCCTCGCCCTCACCGAGCTGATCACCACCAAGTACCCGAAGGATCACCTCGGCGTCATCCTCTTCGGCGACCGCGCCGAGCCGGTGGAGCTCGGCGACCTGCCCTACATCGAAGCCGGGCCCTACCACACCAACACCCGCGAAGCCTTGCAGCTCGCCCGCGGCTTGCTGGCCCGCAAGAAGCAGCCCAACAAGCAGATCTTCCTGATCACCGACGGCAAACCTTCGGCGATCACCGAGGGCGGCCAGATCTTCAAAAACCCCTTCGGCCTCGACATGCGGATCGTCAACGCCACCCTCGAAGAAGCCGACCAGTGCCGCCGCCAGAAGGTCGTCATCACCACCTTCATGCTGGCCACCGACCCCATGCTGACGGAGTTCGTCGAGAAGCTCACCCAGATCAACCGCGGCCGGGCCTACTTCTCCTCGCCCTACGACCTCGGCGAGTTCATCATGGCGGATTACATCCGCAACCGCCGCCGACGACTGCGATAG
- a CDS encoding magnesium chelatase, which produces MTAKTLGELRATGYQPRTVKAEMRANLRRKLAAGETLFPGILGYERTVIPGIVNALLAGHDFILLGLRGQAKTKILRALPSLLDDAVPVIAGSELQEDPLAPISTWGHRLIAEHGDETPIEWLERSARYNEKLATPDVSIADLLGDIDPIKAATRKLTFADPEVIHFGIVPRTNRGIFAINELPDLAPRIQVGLFNILEERDLQIRGFPVRIPLDLLMVFSANPEDYTNRGSIITPLKDRIASQILTHYPPDVATAMEITAGQAWTERERQDGVVIPDLCRRLVEEIAVAARESELIDQASGVSARVSISALELLASNLERRALVTGDRPTLPRVCDLHMLLPAITGKVEMVYEGEQQGAEVVVRKLIGQAVKTVFHESFPEVGKELGSGGEDDDGPYAEIVSWFADGNQIELSDEAPFADYEAELARVPGLAALIAAQETREERAFAAEMVLEGLHQHLKLAREDLDSRVSYKEMVKFQLLKPRRGRGRDRGEVN; this is translated from the coding sequence ATGACCGCCAAGACCCTCGGTGAGCTGCGCGCAACGGGCTACCAACCCCGCACCGTGAAAGCCGAGATGCGGGCCAACCTGCGCCGCAAGCTGGCCGCCGGCGAAACCCTCTTCCCGGGCATCCTGGGCTACGAGCGCACCGTCATTCCGGGGATCGTCAACGCCTTGCTGGCGGGCCACGATTTCATCCTTCTCGGACTCCGCGGCCAAGCCAAGACCAAAATCTTGCGCGCCCTGCCCAGCCTCCTCGACGACGCCGTGCCGGTGATCGCCGGCAGCGAGCTGCAGGAGGATCCGCTGGCGCCGATCTCGACCTGGGGCCACCGCCTGATCGCCGAGCACGGTGACGAGACGCCCATCGAGTGGCTCGAGCGCTCGGCGCGCTACAACGAAAAGCTGGCGACGCCGGACGTCTCCATCGCCGATCTGCTGGGCGACATCGACCCGATCAAGGCGGCGACCCGCAAGCTCACCTTCGCCGATCCGGAGGTCATTCACTTCGGCATCGTGCCGCGCACCAACCGCGGCATCTTCGCGATCAACGAGCTGCCCGACCTCGCCCCCCGCATTCAGGTCGGCCTGTTCAACATCCTCGAGGAGCGTGACCTCCAAATCCGCGGCTTTCCGGTGCGCATTCCCCTCGACCTCCTGATGGTGTTCTCGGCCAATCCCGAGGACTACACCAACCGCGGCAGCATCATCACGCCGCTCAAGGATCGCATCGCCTCGCAGATCTTGACCCACTACCCGCCAGATGTCGCTACCGCCATGGAGATCACCGCCGGCCAGGCGTGGACGGAACGCGAACGCCAGGACGGCGTCGTGATTCCGGACCTCTGCCGCCGCCTGGTCGAGGAGATCGCCGTCGCCGCCCGCGAGAGCGAGCTCATCGACCAGGCCTCGGGGGTCAGCGCGCGGGTTTCGATCTCGGCTCTCGAGCTGCTCGCTTCCAACCTCGAGCGCCGTGCCCTGGTCACCGGCGACCGCCCCACCCTGCCGCGGGTTTGCGACCTCCACATGCTCCTGCCGGCGATCACCGGCAAGGTCGAGATGGTCTACGAAGGCGAGCAGCAGGGCGCCGAGGTGGTGGTTCGAAAGCTCATCGGCCAGGCGGTCAAGACGGTCTTCCATGAGAGCTTTCCGGAGGTCGGTAAGGAGCTTGGTAGCGGCGGCGAGGACGACGATGGCCCTTATGCCGAGATCGTCTCCTGGTTCGCCGACGGCAACCAGATCGAGCTCTCCGACGAGGCGCCCTTCGCCGACTACGAAGCCGAGCTGGCGCGAGTGCCCGGGCTGGCCGCCCTCATCGCCGCCCAGGAGACTCGCGAAGAGCGCGCCTTCGCCGCCGAGATGGTGCTCGAAGGGCTGCACCAACACCTCAAGCTGGCGCGGGAAGACCTCGACAGCCGGGTGAGCTACAAGGAGATGGTCAAGTTCCAGCTCCTCAAGCCGCGCCGTGGCCGTGGCCGTGATCGCGGCGAGGTCAACTGA
- a CDS encoding AraC family transcriptional regulator ligand-binding domain-containing protein, whose translation MSDRKEVVLDRGWGIVLRDLKIQADNVLRRANLARDLLARPQARLTVEEYFRFWKALEAEADEPTLPIRLGIASTPETFHPAIFAALCSPDLRTAVKRIAEYKRLIAPVRLIVEDDSRGLSVSKRWDAPVGAVPPALGATELVFLTQIARIGTRERIRPLRVEGPHPMTPREDFEDFFGVTPLSSERLAVTFRPTDASRPFLTASETVWQAFEPELRRGLDEHEASASIAERIRSVLLESLPSGDSSIEITSRRLGLSARTVQRRLNQSGTSYKQLVKDTRKQLAHHYLANSDLSYAEIGFLLGYAEPSSFFRAFRSWTGETPDRVRHSPRGS comes from the coding sequence ATGAGCGACAGGAAAGAGGTTGTTCTCGATCGAGGATGGGGAATCGTCTTGCGGGATCTGAAGATCCAGGCCGACAATGTGCTGCGACGGGCAAACCTCGCTCGAGATCTCTTGGCACGACCTCAAGCACGCCTGACCGTCGAGGAGTACTTCCGATTCTGGAAGGCCCTCGAAGCCGAGGCGGACGAGCCCACCCTGCCGATTCGGCTCGGGATTGCGAGTACCCCGGAGACCTTTCACCCCGCCATCTTCGCGGCCCTCTGTAGCCCTGATCTGAGAACAGCCGTGAAGCGGATCGCCGAGTATAAGCGGCTCATCGCGCCGGTCCGCCTGATCGTTGAAGACGATTCAAGGGGGCTCTCGGTCAGCAAGCGATGGGATGCTCCGGTCGGTGCTGTGCCACCAGCACTCGGTGCCACGGAGCTGGTCTTTCTGACCCAAATCGCTCGCATCGGCACTCGCGAGCGGATTCGGCCGCTGAGAGTCGAAGGCCCTCATCCCATGACGCCGAGAGAGGACTTCGAGGATTTCTTCGGAGTCACACCGTTGAGCTCTGAAAGACTCGCCGTGACCTTTCGGCCCACCGACGCCAGCCGCCCATTCCTGACCGCCAGCGAAACCGTCTGGCAAGCCTTCGAGCCCGAGCTCCGGCGTGGTCTCGACGAGCACGAAGCGTCGGCTTCGATCGCGGAGCGGATTCGGTCGGTTCTTCTCGAGAGCCTGCCGAGCGGGGACTCGTCGATCGAGATCACGAGCCGCCGGCTCGGCCTGAGTGCCCGCACCGTCCAGCGTCGTCTGAATCAAAGCGGCACCAGCTACAAGCAACTGGTGAAGGACACCAGGAAGCAGCTCGCCCACCATTATCTCGCCAACAGCGACCTGTCCTATGCCGAGATCGGATTCTTGCTCGGCTACGCCGAACCGAGCTCTTTCTTCCGGGCCTTTCGGTCCTGGACCGGCGAAACCCCAGACCGAGTTCGTCACTCGCCTCGGGGGAGCTAG
- the trxB gene encoding thioredoxin-disulfide reductase: MSKSDREHYQVIIIGSGPAGFTAALYAARANLTPLILEGNQPGGQLTITTDVENYPGFPEGILGPELMERMREQVKRFGTQVKFEAATAVDLSQRPFRVTTDDGAEYTAGSLIIATGATAKLLGLPAEEHLMGYGVSACATCDGFFFKDKEIVIVGGGDSAMEEATFLTKYATKVTVIHRRGELRASKIMQDRALANDKIEFLWHHEVTDVLGSREDGVHAVRVRDTRNGEERDFPTQGLFLAIGHKPNTELFENTLERDDVGYLKVDEPSTRTNVEGVFACGDAMDPIYRQAVTAAGSGCRAAIDAERWLEAQD, translated from the coding sequence ATGTCGAAGAGCGACCGCGAGCACTATCAAGTGATCATCATCGGATCCGGGCCGGCCGGCTTCACCGCCGCCCTCTATGCCGCCCGGGCCAATCTCACCCCCCTCATTCTGGAGGGCAATCAACCCGGTGGCCAGCTCACCATCACCACCGACGTCGAGAACTATCCCGGTTTTCCGGAGGGCATCCTCGGCCCCGAGCTGATGGAGCGCATGCGCGAGCAGGTGAAGCGCTTCGGAACCCAGGTCAAGTTCGAGGCGGCGACCGCTGTCGACCTCAGCCAGCGCCCTTTCCGCGTCACCACCGACGACGGCGCCGAGTACACCGCCGGCTCGCTGATCATCGCCACCGGTGCCACCGCCAAGCTCCTCGGCCTGCCGGCCGAAGAGCACCTGATGGGCTATGGGGTCTCAGCCTGTGCCACCTGCGACGGCTTTTTCTTCAAGGACAAGGAGATCGTGATCGTCGGCGGCGGCGACAGCGCGATGGAGGAAGCCACCTTCCTCACCAAGTACGCCACCAAGGTCACCGTCATCCATCGCCGTGGCGAGCTGCGCGCTTCTAAGATCATGCAGGACCGGGCGCTGGCCAACGACAAGATCGAGTTCCTCTGGCATCACGAAGTGACCGATGTTCTCGGCAGCCGCGAAGACGGCGTCCATGCGGTGCGAGTGCGCGACACGCGCAACGGCGAAGAGCGCGACTTCCCCACCCAGGGCCTGTTCCTGGCCATCGGCCACAAGCCCAACACGGAGCTGTTCGAGAACACCCTCGAGCGCGACGACGTCGGCTACCTCAAGGTCGACGAGCCCTCGACCCGCACCAACGTCGAAGGGGTCTTCGCCTGCGGCGACGCCATGGATCCGATCTACCGCCAGGCGGTCACCGCCGCCGGCAGCGGTTGCCGCGCCGCCATCGACGCCGAACGCTGGCTCGAGGCCCAGGACTGA